The proteins below are encoded in one region of Rhinolophus sinicus isolate RSC01 linkage group LG07, ASM3656204v1, whole genome shotgun sequence:
- the TIAL1 gene encoding nucleolysin TIAR isoform X6 yields the protein MDARVVKDMATGKSKGYGFVSFYNKLDAENAIVHMGGQWLGGRQIRTNWATRKPPAPKSTQENNTKQLRFEDVVNQSSPKNCTVYCGGIASGLTDQLMRQTFSPFGQIMEIRVFPEKGYSFVRFSTHESAAHAIVSVNGTTIEGHVVKCYWGKESPDMTKNFQQVDYSQWGQWSQVYGNPQQYGQYMANGWQVPPYGVYGQPWNQQGFGVDQSPSAAWMGGFGAQPPQGQAPPPVIPPPNQAGYGMASYQTQ from the exons AT GGATGCCCGAGTAGTTAAAGACATGGCAACTGGAAAATCCAAAGGCTAtggttttgtatctttttataaCAAACTG gatgcagaaaatgcaatTGTGCATATGGGAGGTCAGTGGTTGGGTGGTCGTCAAATCAGAACCAATTGGGCCACACGTAAACCACCTGCACCTAAAAGTACACAAGAAA ATAACACTAAGCAACTGAGATTTGAAGATGTAGTAAACCAGTCAAGTCCAAAAAATTGTACTGTGTACTGTGGAGGAATTGCTTCTGGGTTAACAG atcaGCTTATGAGACAGACATTCTCACCATTTGGACAAATCATGGAAATAAGAGTTTTTCCAGAGAAGGGCTATTCATTTGTCAG ATTTTCAACCCACGAAAGTGCGGCCCATGCCATTGTTTCGGTGAATGGCACTACGATTGAAGGACATGTCGTTAAATGCTATTGGGGTAAAGAATCTCCTGATATGACTAAAAATTTCCAACAG GTCGACTATAGTCAGTGGGGCCAGTGGAGCCAAGTTTATGGGAACCCACAACAGTACGGACAATACATGGCAAATGGGTGGCAAGTACCGCCTTACGGAGTATACGGGCAGCCATGGAACCAACAAGGATTTGGAGTAGA tcaGTCACCTTCTGCTGCTTGGATGGGTGGATTTGGTGCTCAGCCTCCCCAAGGACAAGCTCCTCCCCCTGTAATACCTCCTCCTAACCAAGCTGGATATGGTATGGCAAGTTACCAAACACAGTGA
- the TIAL1 gene encoding nucleolysin TIAR isoform X5 produces MMEDDGQPRTLYVGNLSRDVTEVLILQLFSQIGPCKSCKMITEQPDSRRVNSSVGFSVLQHTSNDPYCFVEFYEHRDAAAALAAMNGRKILGKEVKVNWATTPSSQKKDTSNHFHVFVGDLSPEITTEDIKSAFAPFGKISDARVVKDMATGKSKGYGFVSFYNKLDAENAIVHMGGQWLGGRQIRTNWATRKPPAPKSTQENNTKQLRFEDVVNQSSPKNCTVYCGGIASGLTDQLMRQTFSPFGQIMEIRVFPEKGYSFVRFSTHESAAHAIVSVNGTTIEGHVVKCYWGKESPDMTKNFQQVSPPQ; encoded by the exons ATACGTAGGTAACCTCTCCAGAGATGTGACAGAAGTCCTTATACTTCAATTATTCAGTCAGATTGGACCCTGTAAAAGCTGTAAAATGATAACAGAG CAACCCGATAGCAGAAGGGTCAACTCTTCTGTTGGATTTTCTGTTTTGCAGCATACAAGCAATGACCCATATTGCTTTGTGGAATTTTATGAACACAGAGATGCAGCTGCTGCATTAGCTGCtatgaatgggagaaaaattttgGGGAAG gaGGTCAAAGTAAACTGGGCAACAACACCAAGTAGCCAGAAAAAAGATACTTCCA ATCACTTCCATGTGTTTGTTGGGGACTTGAGTCCAGAAATTACAACAGAAGATATCAAATCAGCATTTGCCCCCTTTGGTAAAATATC GGATGCCCGAGTAGTTAAAGACATGGCAACTGGAAAATCCAAAGGCTAtggttttgtatctttttataaCAAACTG gatgcagaaaatgcaatTGTGCATATGGGAGGTCAGTGGTTGGGTGGTCGTCAAATCAGAACCAATTGGGCCACACGTAAACCACCTGCACCTAAAAGTACACAAGAAA ATAACACTAAGCAACTGAGATTTGAAGATGTAGTAAACCAGTCAAGTCCAAAAAATTGTACTGTGTACTGTGGAGGAATTGCTTCTGGGTTAACAG atcaGCTTATGAGACAGACATTCTCACCATTTGGACAAATCATGGAAATAAGAGTTTTTCCAGAGAAGGGCTATTCATTTGTCAG ATTTTCAACCCACGAAAGTGCGGCCCATGCCATTGTTTCGGTGAATGGCACTACGATTGAAGGACATGTCGTTAAATGCTATTGGGGTAAAGAATCTCCTGATATGACTAAAAATTTCCAACAG GTGTcaccaccccaataa
- the TIAL1 gene encoding nucleolysin TIAR isoform X2, with protein MMEDDGQPRTLYVGNLSRDVTEVLILQLFSQIGPCKSCKMITEHTSNDPYCFVEFYEHRDAAAALAAMNGRKILGKEVKVNWATTPSSQKKDTSNHFHVFVGDLSPEITTEDIKSAFAPFGKISDARVVKDMATGKSKGYGFVSFYNKLDAENAIVHMGGQWLGGRQIRTNWATRKPPAPKSTQENNTKQLRFEDVVNQSSPKNCTVYCGGIASGLTDQLMRQTFSPFGQIMEIRVFPEKGYSFVRFSTHESAAHAIVSVNGTTIEGHVVKCYWGKESPDMTKNFQQVDYSQWGQWSQVYGNPQQYGQYMANGWQVPPYGVYGQPWNQQGFGVDQSPSAAWMGGFGAQPPQGQAPPPVIPPPNQAGYGMASYQTQ; from the exons ATACGTAGGTAACCTCTCCAGAGATGTGACAGAAGTCCTTATACTTCAATTATTCAGTCAGATTGGACCCTGTAAAAGCTGTAAAATGATAACAGAG CATACAAGCAATGACCCATATTGCTTTGTGGAATTTTATGAACACAGAGATGCAGCTGCTGCATTAGCTGCtatgaatgggagaaaaattttgGGGAAG gaGGTCAAAGTAAACTGGGCAACAACACCAAGTAGCCAGAAAAAAGATACTTCCA ATCACTTCCATGTGTTTGTTGGGGACTTGAGTCCAGAAATTACAACAGAAGATATCAAATCAGCATTTGCCCCCTTTGGTAAAATATC GGATGCCCGAGTAGTTAAAGACATGGCAACTGGAAAATCCAAAGGCTAtggttttgtatctttttataaCAAACTG gatgcagaaaatgcaatTGTGCATATGGGAGGTCAGTGGTTGGGTGGTCGTCAAATCAGAACCAATTGGGCCACACGTAAACCACCTGCACCTAAAAGTACACAAGAAA ATAACACTAAGCAACTGAGATTTGAAGATGTAGTAAACCAGTCAAGTCCAAAAAATTGTACTGTGTACTGTGGAGGAATTGCTTCTGGGTTAACAG atcaGCTTATGAGACAGACATTCTCACCATTTGGACAAATCATGGAAATAAGAGTTTTTCCAGAGAAGGGCTATTCATTTGTCAG ATTTTCAACCCACGAAAGTGCGGCCCATGCCATTGTTTCGGTGAATGGCACTACGATTGAAGGACATGTCGTTAAATGCTATTGGGGTAAAGAATCTCCTGATATGACTAAAAATTTCCAACAG GTCGACTATAGTCAGTGGGGCCAGTGGAGCCAAGTTTATGGGAACCCACAACAGTACGGACAATACATGGCAAATGGGTGGCAAGTACCGCCTTACGGAGTATACGGGCAGCCATGGAACCAACAAGGATTTGGAGTAGA tcaGTCACCTTCTGCTGCTTGGATGGGTGGATTTGGTGCTCAGCCTCCCCAAGGACAAGCTCCTCCCCCTGTAATACCTCCTCCTAACCAAGCTGGATATGGTATGGCAAGTTACCAAACACAGTGA
- the TIAL1 gene encoding nucleolysin TIAR isoform X1 encodes MMEDDGQPRTLYVGNLSRDVTEVLILQLFSQIGPCKSCKMITEQPDSRRVNSSVGFSVLQHTSNDPYCFVEFYEHRDAAAALAAMNGRKILGKEVKVNWATTPSSQKKDTSNHFHVFVGDLSPEITTEDIKSAFAPFGKISDARVVKDMATGKSKGYGFVSFYNKLDAENAIVHMGGQWLGGRQIRTNWATRKPPAPKSTQENNTKQLRFEDVVNQSSPKNCTVYCGGIASGLTDQLMRQTFSPFGQIMEIRVFPEKGYSFVRFSTHESAAHAIVSVNGTTIEGHVVKCYWGKESPDMTKNFQQVDYSQWGQWSQVYGNPQQYGQYMANGWQVPPYGVYGQPWNQQGFGVDQSPSAAWMGGFGAQPPQGQAPPPVIPPPNQAGYGMASYQTQ; translated from the exons ATACGTAGGTAACCTCTCCAGAGATGTGACAGAAGTCCTTATACTTCAATTATTCAGTCAGATTGGACCCTGTAAAAGCTGTAAAATGATAACAGAG CAACCCGATAGCAGAAGGGTCAACTCTTCTGTTGGATTTTCTGTTTTGCAGCATACAAGCAATGACCCATATTGCTTTGTGGAATTTTATGAACACAGAGATGCAGCTGCTGCATTAGCTGCtatgaatgggagaaaaattttgGGGAAG gaGGTCAAAGTAAACTGGGCAACAACACCAAGTAGCCAGAAAAAAGATACTTCCA ATCACTTCCATGTGTTTGTTGGGGACTTGAGTCCAGAAATTACAACAGAAGATATCAAATCAGCATTTGCCCCCTTTGGTAAAATATC GGATGCCCGAGTAGTTAAAGACATGGCAACTGGAAAATCCAAAGGCTAtggttttgtatctttttataaCAAACTG gatgcagaaaatgcaatTGTGCATATGGGAGGTCAGTGGTTGGGTGGTCGTCAAATCAGAACCAATTGGGCCACACGTAAACCACCTGCACCTAAAAGTACACAAGAAA ATAACACTAAGCAACTGAGATTTGAAGATGTAGTAAACCAGTCAAGTCCAAAAAATTGTACTGTGTACTGTGGAGGAATTGCTTCTGGGTTAACAG atcaGCTTATGAGACAGACATTCTCACCATTTGGACAAATCATGGAAATAAGAGTTTTTCCAGAGAAGGGCTATTCATTTGTCAG ATTTTCAACCCACGAAAGTGCGGCCCATGCCATTGTTTCGGTGAATGGCACTACGATTGAAGGACATGTCGTTAAATGCTATTGGGGTAAAGAATCTCCTGATATGACTAAAAATTTCCAACAG GTCGACTATAGTCAGTGGGGCCAGTGGAGCCAAGTTTATGGGAACCCACAACAGTACGGACAATACATGGCAAATGGGTGGCAAGTACCGCCTTACGGAGTATACGGGCAGCCATGGAACCAACAAGGATTTGGAGTAGA tcaGTCACCTTCTGCTGCTTGGATGGGTGGATTTGGTGCTCAGCCTCCCCAAGGACAAGCTCCTCCCCCTGTAATACCTCCTCCTAACCAAGCTGGATATGGTATGGCAAGTTACCAAACACAGTGA
- the TIAL1 gene encoding nucleolysin TIAR isoform X4 — protein sequence MITEHTSNDPYCFVEFYEHRDAAAALAAMNGRKILGKEVKVNWATTPSSQKKDTSNHFHVFVGDLSPEITTEDIKSAFAPFGKISDARVVKDMATGKSKGYGFVSFYNKLDAENAIVHMGGQWLGGRQIRTNWATRKPPAPKSTQENNTKQLRFEDVVNQSSPKNCTVYCGGIASGLTDQLMRQTFSPFGQIMEIRVFPEKGYSFVRFSTHESAAHAIVSVNGTTIEGHVVKCYWGKESPDMTKNFQQVDYSQWGQWSQVYGNPQQYGQYMANGWQVPPYGVYGQPWNQQGFGVDQSPSAAWMGGFGAQPPQGQAPPPVIPPPNQAGYGMASYQTQ from the exons ATGATAACAGAG CATACAAGCAATGACCCATATTGCTTTGTGGAATTTTATGAACACAGAGATGCAGCTGCTGCATTAGCTGCtatgaatgggagaaaaattttgGGGAAG gaGGTCAAAGTAAACTGGGCAACAACACCAAGTAGCCAGAAAAAAGATACTTCCA ATCACTTCCATGTGTTTGTTGGGGACTTGAGTCCAGAAATTACAACAGAAGATATCAAATCAGCATTTGCCCCCTTTGGTAAAATATC GGATGCCCGAGTAGTTAAAGACATGGCAACTGGAAAATCCAAAGGCTAtggttttgtatctttttataaCAAACTG gatgcagaaaatgcaatTGTGCATATGGGAGGTCAGTGGTTGGGTGGTCGTCAAATCAGAACCAATTGGGCCACACGTAAACCACCTGCACCTAAAAGTACACAAGAAA ATAACACTAAGCAACTGAGATTTGAAGATGTAGTAAACCAGTCAAGTCCAAAAAATTGTACTGTGTACTGTGGAGGAATTGCTTCTGGGTTAACAG atcaGCTTATGAGACAGACATTCTCACCATTTGGACAAATCATGGAAATAAGAGTTTTTCCAGAGAAGGGCTATTCATTTGTCAG ATTTTCAACCCACGAAAGTGCGGCCCATGCCATTGTTTCGGTGAATGGCACTACGATTGAAGGACATGTCGTTAAATGCTATTGGGGTAAAGAATCTCCTGATATGACTAAAAATTTCCAACAG GTCGACTATAGTCAGTGGGGCCAGTGGAGCCAAGTTTATGGGAACCCACAACAGTACGGACAATACATGGCAAATGGGTGGCAAGTACCGCCTTACGGAGTATACGGGCAGCCATGGAACCAACAAGGATTTGGAGTAGA tcaGTCACCTTCTGCTGCTTGGATGGGTGGATTTGGTGCTCAGCCTCCCCAAGGACAAGCTCCTCCCCCTGTAATACCTCCTCCTAACCAAGCTGGATATGGTATGGCAAGTTACCAAACACAGTGA
- the TIAL1 gene encoding nucleolysin TIAR isoform X3, giving the protein MITEQPDSRRVNSSVGFSVLQHTSNDPYCFVEFYEHRDAAAALAAMNGRKILGKEVKVNWATTPSSQKKDTSNHFHVFVGDLSPEITTEDIKSAFAPFGKISDARVVKDMATGKSKGYGFVSFYNKLDAENAIVHMGGQWLGGRQIRTNWATRKPPAPKSTQENNTKQLRFEDVVNQSSPKNCTVYCGGIASGLTDQLMRQTFSPFGQIMEIRVFPEKGYSFVRFSTHESAAHAIVSVNGTTIEGHVVKCYWGKESPDMTKNFQQVDYSQWGQWSQVYGNPQQYGQYMANGWQVPPYGVYGQPWNQQGFGVDQSPSAAWMGGFGAQPPQGQAPPPVIPPPNQAGYGMASYQTQ; this is encoded by the exons ATGATAACAGAG CAACCCGATAGCAGAAGGGTCAACTCTTCTGTTGGATTTTCTGTTTTGCAGCATACAAGCAATGACCCATATTGCTTTGTGGAATTTTATGAACACAGAGATGCAGCTGCTGCATTAGCTGCtatgaatgggagaaaaattttgGGGAAG gaGGTCAAAGTAAACTGGGCAACAACACCAAGTAGCCAGAAAAAAGATACTTCCA ATCACTTCCATGTGTTTGTTGGGGACTTGAGTCCAGAAATTACAACAGAAGATATCAAATCAGCATTTGCCCCCTTTGGTAAAATATC GGATGCCCGAGTAGTTAAAGACATGGCAACTGGAAAATCCAAAGGCTAtggttttgtatctttttataaCAAACTG gatgcagaaaatgcaatTGTGCATATGGGAGGTCAGTGGTTGGGTGGTCGTCAAATCAGAACCAATTGGGCCACACGTAAACCACCTGCACCTAAAAGTACACAAGAAA ATAACACTAAGCAACTGAGATTTGAAGATGTAGTAAACCAGTCAAGTCCAAAAAATTGTACTGTGTACTGTGGAGGAATTGCTTCTGGGTTAACAG atcaGCTTATGAGACAGACATTCTCACCATTTGGACAAATCATGGAAATAAGAGTTTTTCCAGAGAAGGGCTATTCATTTGTCAG ATTTTCAACCCACGAAAGTGCGGCCCATGCCATTGTTTCGGTGAATGGCACTACGATTGAAGGACATGTCGTTAAATGCTATTGGGGTAAAGAATCTCCTGATATGACTAAAAATTTCCAACAG GTCGACTATAGTCAGTGGGGCCAGTGGAGCCAAGTTTATGGGAACCCACAACAGTACGGACAATACATGGCAAATGGGTGGCAAGTACCGCCTTACGGAGTATACGGGCAGCCATGGAACCAACAAGGATTTGGAGTAGA tcaGTCACCTTCTGCTGCTTGGATGGGTGGATTTGGTGCTCAGCCTCCCCAAGGACAAGCTCCTCCCCCTGTAATACCTCCTCCTAACCAAGCTGGATATGGTATGGCAAGTTACCAAACACAGTGA